In Sandaracinaceae bacterium, the following proteins share a genomic window:
- a CDS encoding acyl-CoA thioesterase II: MHPIDTLLARLDLDRLDRDLYRGHTPNDGRQRVFGGLVAAQALIAAYRTVDETDKFAHSLHGYFLRPGDPRGPILFDVDRIRDGKSFATRRIVARQEGEAIFNMSVSFHVHEEGLSHQERMPDTPPPEGLKSNSERLAEYAEQTSNPVFPFLLRLERPIEHRDPEPIDLLHPQPHRGLKRLWFRGAGRIPDNQALHQAVVTYASDMGLLDNCIQHHGHTWLDPNLMIASLDHALWFHRPLRADDWLLYSMKSPNAEGGRGFNTGRMYAADGTLVASVAQESLMRVKRGS, encoded by the coding sequence ATGCACCCGATCGACACCCTCTTGGCGCGCCTCGACCTCGACCGCTTGGACCGCGACCTCTACCGTGGGCACACCCCCAACGATGGCCGTCAGCGGGTGTTCGGAGGCCTGGTCGCTGCACAGGCACTCATCGCGGCCTATCGGACCGTGGATGAGACCGACAAGTTTGCACACTCACTGCACGGATATTTTCTCCGCCCCGGGGACCCGCGCGGGCCAATCCTGTTCGATGTGGACCGCATCCGCGACGGCAAGTCCTTCGCCACGCGCCGCATCGTGGCGCGCCAAGAGGGCGAGGCCATCTTCAACATGTCGGTGTCGTTCCACGTGCACGAGGAGGGCCTGTCGCACCAGGAGCGCATGCCCGACACGCCGCCGCCCGAGGGACTCAAGAGCAACTCGGAGCGCTTGGCCGAGTACGCGGAGCAGACGTCCAACCCGGTGTTCCCGTTCTTGCTGCGGCTCGAGCGCCCCATCGAGCACCGTGATCCGGAGCCCATCGACTTGCTGCACCCGCAGCCGCACCGGGGCCTCAAGCGCTTGTGGTTCCGCGGCGCCGGGCGCATCCCGGACAACCAGGCGCTGCACCAGGCGGTGGTCACCTACGCGAGCGACATGGGCCTGCTGGACAACTGCATCCAGCACCACGGGCACACTTGGCTCGACCCCAACCTGATGATCGCCAGCCTGGACCACGCGCTCTGGTTCCATCGCCCGCTGCGCGCGGACGACTGGCTGCTCTACTCCATGAAGAGCCCCAACGCGGAGGGCGGGCGCGGCTTCAACACCGGCCGCATGTACGCGGCGGACGGTACGCTGGTGGCCAGCGTGGCGCAGGAGAGCCTCATGCGCGTGAAGCGCGGCTCCTGA
- a CDS encoding SDR family oxidoreductase, which produces MKTKRTALITGASSGLGVEYGKLFAADGHDVVLVARSEGKLRELGAQLEQQHGIRAHVYPADLSRADAPRALFDALANDGVVVDILVNNAGLGYVQAFQSSTTDSELEMVQVNVTALTALTHLFLPGMVARRFGRVLNIASTAAFQAGPGMAVYFATKAYVVSFSEGIAHELRGTGVTVTAHCPGATHTGFAAVAGAGETLLFKASVASADATARHGYLAMQRGRVVSIHGLLNRLLYWGGLFTPRSLLAFISARMMK; this is translated from the coding sequence ATGAAGACCAAGCGCACCGCCCTCATCACCGGAGCCAGCTCCGGGCTCGGAGTCGAGTACGGAAAGCTCTTCGCGGCAGATGGCCACGACGTGGTGCTGGTGGCCCGCAGCGAGGGCAAGCTGCGCGAGCTGGGGGCGCAGCTCGAGCAGCAACACGGCATCCGCGCTCACGTGTATCCGGCCGACTTGTCTCGCGCCGACGCGCCGCGTGCGCTCTTCGACGCGCTGGCGAACGACGGGGTGGTCGTCGACATCCTCGTGAACAACGCCGGGCTAGGCTACGTGCAGGCGTTCCAGTCCAGCACCACCGACTCGGAGCTGGAGATGGTGCAGGTGAACGTCACCGCGCTCACTGCGCTCACGCACCTCTTCCTCCCGGGCATGGTGGCGCGACGCTTCGGGCGGGTGCTCAACATCGCCTCCACGGCCGCGTTCCAGGCCGGCCCCGGCATGGCGGTCTACTTCGCCACCAAGGCCTACGTGGTGTCGTTCAGCGAGGGCATCGCCCATGAGCTGCGGGGCACCGGTGTGACCGTCACCGCGCATTGCCCCGGCGCCACCCACACCGGCTTCGCGGCCGTCGCTGGGGCGGGGGAAACGCTGCTGTTCAAGGCGTCGGTGGCCAGCGCCGACGCCACCGCGCGCCACGGCTACCTGGCCATGCAGCGCGGGCGCGTGGTGTCCATCCACGGCTTGCTCAACCGCCTGCTCTACTGGGGTGGCCTGTTCACGCCGCGCAGCCTGCTCGCGTTCATCTCCGCGCGCATGATGAAGTAG
- a CDS encoding cyclic nucleotide-binding domain-containing protein → MKLIASGLSDVGRVREMNEDTWLAAPDLGLYVVCDGMGGHAGGDVASRLAAETVVAAVRARTDLLVDDPTPEQCEALSGLLRHAIEAASAAVYRRSVEEGNRGMGTTCTTLLIAGSKAILGHVGDSRLYLSRAGQLHLVSQDHTYVAEAVRHGIMTREEALASGYGNIVTRAVGPHENVLVDTLVFDVLPHDRLLLCSDGLHGYFEDSVELVTLLRENDTDRLAGKLIGMANERGGDDNITAVVLRVEAPDAAPAHVTGRMVEVSQDFHALRQLTLFSDMDLPELARVSQALKSAVYSPGSVILEQDDERGRLFIIAEGTVAVRKGTQSVAELRTGQHFGEMSLLNYAPSNASVVAVRSTRVLVLERDAFFALIKQDANVGAKFLWRIAQALSQRLDDALPFIVGRDDPRRTMPMGGHMPSPFIGRG, encoded by the coding sequence GTGAAACTCATCGCTTCAGGGTTGTCGGACGTCGGCCGCGTCCGCGAGATGAACGAGGACACCTGGCTCGCCGCGCCGGACCTCGGGCTCTACGTGGTGTGCGACGGGATGGGTGGCCACGCAGGCGGTGACGTCGCCAGCCGGCTCGCCGCCGAGACGGTCGTGGCCGCCGTGCGTGCGCGCACGGATCTCCTCGTGGACGACCCCACGCCCGAGCAGTGCGAGGCGCTCAGCGGCCTGCTGCGCCACGCCATCGAGGCGGCCTCCGCGGCCGTGTATCGGCGCAGCGTGGAAGAGGGCAACCGCGGCATGGGCACCACCTGCACCACGCTCCTGATCGCGGGCAGCAAGGCCATCCTGGGCCACGTGGGCGACAGCCGGCTCTACCTGTCGCGCGCCGGACAGCTCCACCTCGTAAGCCAAGACCACACGTACGTGGCCGAGGCCGTGCGCCACGGCATCATGACCCGCGAGGAAGCGCTCGCCAGCGGCTACGGCAACATCGTCACGCGCGCCGTGGGTCCGCACGAGAACGTGCTGGTGGACACGCTGGTGTTCGACGTGCTCCCGCACGACCGCCTGCTGCTATGCAGCGATGGGCTCCACGGCTACTTCGAGGACAGCGTGGAGTTGGTCACGCTGCTGCGCGAGAACGACACGGACCGGCTCGCGGGCAAGCTCATCGGCATGGCCAACGAACGCGGCGGCGACGACAACATCACCGCGGTGGTGCTGCGCGTGGAGGCTCCCGACGCCGCCCCGGCCCACGTCACGGGCCGCATGGTGGAGGTCTCCCAGGACTTCCACGCGCTGCGCCAGCTCACCCTCTTCTCGGACATGGACCTGCCGGAGCTGGCACGCGTGAGCCAGGCGCTGAAGAGCGCCGTGTACTCCCCCGGGTCCGTGATCCTCGAGCAAGACGACGAGCGCGGGCGGCTCTTCATCATCGCGGAGGGCACCGTGGCCGTGCGCAAGGGCACCCAGTCGGTGGCCGAGCTGCGCACGGGTCAGCACTTCGGCGAGATGTCGCTGCTGAACTACGCGCCCAGCAACGCCTCGGTGGTGGCCGTCCGCTCGACGCGCGTGCTGGTCCTCGAGCGCGACGCGTTCTTCGCGCTCATCAAGCAAGACGCCAACGTGGGCGCCAAGTTCCTGTGGCGCATCGCCCAGGCTCTCAGCCAGCGCTTGGACGACGCCCTCCCGTTCATCGTGGGCCGCGACGACCCCCGCCGCACCATGCCCATGGGCGGCCACATGCCGTCGCCCTTCATCGGGCGCGGCTAA
- a CDS encoding glutathione peroxidase, whose amino-acid sequence MSIYDHQVETLSGEPVSLKQYEGDVLLIVNTASKCGFTPQYEGLEALHQKLAARGLRVLGFPCNQFGKQEPGSADQIGAFCQKNYGVSFPMHAKISVNGPDTHSLYAELKRAAPGVLGTEAIKWNFTKFLVDRKGRVVKRYGSSTTPAELEADILPLL is encoded by the coding sequence GTGAGCATCTACGACCACCAAGTCGAGACACTGAGCGGTGAGCCGGTGTCGCTGAAGCAGTACGAGGGCGACGTGTTGCTCATCGTCAACACCGCCAGCAAGTGCGGCTTCACGCCGCAGTACGAAGGGCTCGAGGCGCTGCACCAGAAGCTCGCCGCACGCGGGCTGCGCGTGCTGGGGTTTCCGTGCAACCAGTTCGGCAAGCAGGAGCCGGGCAGCGCCGACCAGATTGGCGCGTTCTGTCAGAAGAACTACGGCGTGTCCTTCCCCATGCACGCCAAGATCAGCGTCAACGGGCCGGACACGCACAGCCTCTACGCCGAGCTCAAGCGGGCGGCGCCGGGCGTGCTGGGCACCGAGGCCATCAAGTGGAACTTCACCAAGTTCCTGGTGGACCGCAAAGGTCGCGTGGTGAAGCGCTACGGCTCGAGCACCACGCCGGCCGAGCTGGAAGCCGACATCCTCCCCCTCCTGTGA
- a CDS encoding outer membrane lipoprotein-sorting protein: MSVAGLLAAVAMAVCSVAGTGPQVRAQAGLGPSATPAQVLAAARTRPTGERVRARLRMVVTDSAGHEISRVLRSSSMEHEGATRTLMMFESPAELRGTGLLTIDYDDQRDADQWLYLPSLRRSTRIAMRNRSGAFVGSDFSYADLTVPDPADFTLRMLDAAARVDGEACWHIESVPRNAAVQAETGYERTEMWVSQRSLVPLRMKAWLGQERFKYVSASGIAQQDGVYTARTLTARTVRAGRVQSQTVIERLELRFRDPAVVPELFTTRELERGAE, translated from the coding sequence GTGAGTGTCGCGGGCCTCCTCGCGGCGGTGGCGATGGCGGTGTGCTCGGTCGCTGGGACCGGGCCGCAGGTGCGCGCGCAGGCAGGGCTCGGACCCAGCGCCACGCCGGCTCAGGTCCTCGCGGCAGCTCGCACACGGCCTACGGGGGAGCGGGTGCGGGCCCGCCTGCGCATGGTCGTGACCGACAGCGCGGGCCACGAGATCTCTCGCGTGCTGCGCAGCTCGAGCATGGAGCACGAGGGCGCGACGCGGACGCTCATGATGTTCGAGTCGCCGGCCGAGCTGCGCGGCACCGGGCTCCTGACCATCGACTACGACGACCAGCGCGACGCCGACCAGTGGCTGTACCTGCCCAGCCTGCGGCGCAGCACGCGCATCGCCATGCGCAACCGCTCGGGGGCCTTCGTGGGCTCCGACTTCTCGTACGCGGACCTCACCGTTCCCGATCCGGCCGACTTCACGCTGCGCATGCTGGACGCCGCCGCCCGCGTGGATGGCGAGGCCTGCTGGCACATCGAGAGCGTGCCGCGCAACGCCGCGGTGCAGGCCGAGACGGGTTACGAGCGCACCGAGATGTGGGTCAGCCAACGCTCGCTGGTGCCGTTGCGCATGAAGGCGTGGCTCGGTCAGGAGCGCTTCAAGTACGTGTCGGCCAGCGGCATCGCCCAGCAAGACGGCGTCTACACCGCTCGCACGCTGACAGCCCGCACGGTGCGCGCCGGGCGAGTGCAGTCGCAGACGGTCATCGAGCGGCTCGAGCTGCGGTTCCGTGACCCCGCCGTGGTGCCCGAGCTGTTCACCACGCGTGAGCTGGAACGCGGCGCCGAGTGA